Proteins found in one Limanda limanda chromosome 18, fLimLim1.1, whole genome shotgun sequence genomic segment:
- the nkx2.2b gene encoding NK2 homeobox 2b, protein MSFGPVTRTGFSVRDILDLPDLPDPTGRSSGGSGTEETEEDDPEVSGPEPPLDRGFTGGGTGILGRWSRGTGSLTFSLHGLSFKPGPEPESTPRLADQSPAVGGLARDAGGADAQKSRGRKRRVLFSKAQTFELERRFRQQRYLSAPEREHLAGRIRLSPNQVKIWFQNHRYKMKRARAERGLEGALTLLPGRRLAIPLLVQDGKPVLDLEGVRSGLGLPLCAYPPLLHPYGPEAPGLHPPGLHPPGLHPGGPQLAHMYHWSW, encoded by the exons ATGTCTTTTGGCCCAGTCACCAGAACCGGGTTCTCCGTGCGGGACATCCTGGACCTGCCGGACCTGCCGGACCCGACGGGCCGGTCCAGCGGCGGCTCCGGGACCGAGGAGACCGAGGAGGACGACCCGGAGGTCTCGGGTCCGGAGCCGCCGCTGGACCGGGGATTCACCGGAGGAGGAACCGGGATCCTGGGCCGGTGGAGCCGCGGGACCGGAAGCCTGACCTTCTCAT TACACGGACTCTCCTTCAAGCCCGGACCTGAGCCCGAGTCCACGCCGCGGCTCGCGGACCAGTCCCCGGCCGTGGGGGGCCTCGCCCGGGACGCGGGGGGGGCGGATGCACAGAAGAGCCGCGGCAGGAAGCGGCGCGTGCTGTTCTCCAAGGCGCAGACCTTCGAGCTGGAGCGCCGCTTCCGGCAGCAGCGCTACCTGTCGGCGCCGGAGCGCGAGCACCTGGCCGGGCGGATCCGCCTCAGCCCCAACCAGGTGAAGATCTGGTTCCAGAACCACCGCTACAAGATGAAGCGCGCCCGGGCCGAGCGCGGCCTGGAGGGGGCGCTGACTCTGCTGCCGGGCCGCCGGCTCGCCATCCCGCTGCTGGTGCAGGACGGGAAACCGGTCCTGGACCTGGAGGGGGTCCGGTCCGGACTCGGCCTGCCGCTGTGCGCCTACCCCCCCCTGCTGCACCCCTACGGCCCAGAGGCCCCCGGCCTGCACCCCCCCGGCCTTCACCCCCCCGGCCTGCACCCCGGGGGGCCGCAGCTGGCCCACATGTACCACTGGAGCTGGTGA